From the genome of Yersinia enterocolitica, one region includes:
- the citX gene encoding citrate lyase holo-[acyl-carrier protein] synthase, which produces MNTLSPALAANRPISLPELLTSRESRQSRQQAWLARHQVTLISLTLVAPGAVKDNPLTRKLFALAWQAITSLSQQQCWPVLQQEIFPLPTGCEGLIAVDLPAEQVKDAALLLELKHPQGRLWDIDVLDASGQILSRRDVGLAPRRCLLCHRPANVCARAQTHSIDQLLVQMELMLNATTATH; this is translated from the coding sequence ATGAACACTCTCTCTCCTGCGTTAGCGGCCAACCGGCCCATCAGCTTACCGGAGTTACTTACCAGCCGTGAGTCCCGTCAGAGCAGACAACAGGCGTGGCTGGCTCGCCATCAGGTGACGTTGATTTCACTGACGTTGGTGGCACCCGGTGCGGTGAAAGATAACCCATTGACGCGCAAATTATTTGCATTGGCATGGCAGGCGATCACCTCGCTAAGTCAACAGCAGTGTTGGCCAGTGTTGCAACAAGAGATTTTTCCACTGCCGACCGGCTGTGAAGGTTTGATTGCGGTGGATTTACCTGCGGAACAGGTGAAGGACGCCGCGTTGTTACTTGAGCTAAAGCACCCGCAGGGCCGGTTATGGGATATCGATGTGCTTGATGCATCGGGGCAAATCTTATCGCGCCGTGATGTGGGGTTAGCGCCGCGCCGCTGTCTGCTTTGTCACCGTCCAGCCAATGTCTGTGCCCGCGCGCAAACCCACAGTATTGACCAACTATTGGTTCAGATGGAGTTGATGCTCAATGCCACAACTGCAACGCACTGA
- the citE gene encoding citrate (pro-3S)-lyase subunit beta, which yields MMKPEMKNRMRRSMLFVPGANAAMVSNAFIYQADALMFDLEDSVILREKDAARRLVYHALQHPLYQDVETIVRVNALDSAYGLADLEAVVRGGADIVRLPKTDCAQDVTDMAREISRIESECGRDVGSTGLLAAIESAQGITQALAIAQASPRLMGIALGAEDYVRNLRTERSPEGIELLFARCSILQAARAVGIQAFDTVYSDANNEAGFLQEAALIKQLGFDGKSLINPRQIELLHNLYAPTEKEVHHAQRVVDAAAAAEAEGRGVVSLNGKMVDSPVIERARLVLQRAVSGLREE from the coding sequence GTGATGAAACCTGAAATGAAAAACAGAATGCGTCGCAGCATGTTATTTGTTCCTGGCGCTAATGCTGCAATGGTAAGCAATGCCTTTATTTATCAGGCTGATGCATTGATGTTCGATCTGGAAGACTCGGTTATTCTGCGCGAAAAAGATGCCGCCCGACGTTTGGTCTATCACGCCTTGCAACACCCGCTTTATCAAGATGTGGAAACCATTGTGCGAGTCAATGCGTTGGACTCAGCCTACGGACTGGCCGATTTGGAAGCGGTGGTCCGAGGGGGGGCCGATATTGTACGTCTGCCCAAAACTGACTGTGCGCAAGATGTGACCGATATGGCACGCGAGATCAGCCGTATCGAGTCGGAATGCGGCCGTGACGTTGGCAGTACAGGTCTGCTGGCCGCGATTGAGTCAGCACAAGGGATTACTCAGGCACTGGCTATTGCACAGGCATCTCCGCGCCTGATGGGGATTGCATTAGGTGCGGAGGACTATGTGCGTAACTTGCGTACCGAGCGCTCACCAGAAGGTATTGAGCTGCTGTTTGCGCGCTGTTCAATTTTGCAGGCGGCCCGCGCTGTTGGAATTCAGGCTTTCGATACCGTCTATTCCGATGCCAACAACGAAGCCGGTTTTTTGCAGGAAGCCGCATTGATCAAACAACTGGGCTTTGATGGCAAATCGCTGATTAACCCACGGCAAATCGAACTGCTACATAACCTCTACGCCCCGACCGAGAAGGAAGTCCACCACGCACAACGCGTGGTCGATGCGGCGGCGGCGGCGGAAGCCGAAGGACGTGGGGTGGTCTCCCTGAACGGCAAGATGGTAGATAGCCCGGTGATTGAACGGGCACGGTTGGTTTTGCAACGTGCGGTCAGTGGCCTGCGTGAGGAATAA
- the citD gene encoding citrate lyase acyl carrier protein, producing MKIIREAVAGTLESSDVMVRIAPLNPPEIDLQIHSSVDKQFGEAIRYSVLALLEQYRLSGVQLIIDDKGALDCVLQARLETALLRASDEKILPWRVS from the coding sequence ATGAAAATTATCAGAGAGGCCGTCGCCGGAACACTGGAGTCGAGCGACGTGATGGTGCGCATTGCGCCATTAAATCCACCCGAAATAGATCTGCAAATACATAGCAGTGTGGATAAGCAGTTTGGTGAAGCTATTCGTTACAGCGTTTTAGCGCTGTTGGAACAGTATCGGCTAAGCGGAGTGCAACTGATTATTGACGATAAAGGCGCACTGGATTGCGTGTTGCAGGCACGGTTGGAAACCGCGCTACTCAGGGCAAGTGACGAAAAAATTCTGCCATGGAGAGTATCGTGA
- the citF gene encoding citrate lyase subunit alpha — translation MNRQQRVESLSRTQDNGPAYHLYQNTSKANLQAQKPRDIKICDSLETVIRRCGLQDGMTISFHHAFRAGDLTLNLVMDTIAAMGFKNLRLASSSLSDCHSPLVDHIRNGVVSEIYTSGLRGPLAEEISRGLLAKPVQIHSHGGRVNLIESGELTIDIAFIGVPACDEFGNANGFSGNACCGSLGYARVDAEYAHCVVLLTEAVVTYPHHPASITQDQVDLIVQVEKVGDADKIGADTTRMTSNPRELLIARRAAEVIAGSGYFIDGFSLQTGTGGASLAVTRFLEDKMLRRNITAAFALGGITSTMVELHEKGLITKLLDVQSFDRQAASSLARNPRHIEISANQYANFSSKGASVDRLDVVVLSALEIDTRFNVNVLTGSDGVLRGASGGHCDTAVAARLSIIVAPLVRGRIPTLVNDVTTCVTPGSSVDILVTDHGIAVNPVRPELAERLQQAGLAVVTIEWLHQRALLLTGVPQPIAFTDRVVAVVRYRDGSVIDVVHQIQE, via the coding sequence ATGAATAGGCAACAACGAGTAGAAAGCTTAAGTCGCACTCAGGATAACGGCCCGGCGTACCACCTGTATCAAAACACCTCGAAAGCGAATTTACAGGCGCAGAAACCCCGTGATATCAAAATATGTGACTCACTGGAGACAGTTATCCGCCGTTGCGGGTTGCAAGATGGCATGACTATCTCCTTTCACCATGCTTTTCGTGCTGGTGATTTAACCCTGAATCTGGTGATGGATACCATTGCCGCCATGGGATTCAAAAATCTGCGTCTGGCCTCCAGCTCGCTGAGCGACTGCCATTCACCGCTGGTGGATCATATCCGCAATGGGGTGGTCAGTGAGATCTATACCTCTGGTCTGCGCGGGCCGTTGGCAGAGGAGATCTCTCGTGGGTTACTGGCTAAACCCGTACAGATTCACTCCCACGGTGGCCGGGTTAATCTGATTGAATCCGGCGAACTGACTATCGATATTGCCTTTATCGGCGTACCGGCCTGTGATGAATTTGGTAACGCCAATGGCTTTAGCGGTAATGCCTGTTGTGGCTCGTTGGGCTATGCCAGAGTCGATGCAGAATATGCACACTGTGTGGTATTGCTGACAGAAGCGGTGGTGACCTATCCCCATCATCCAGCCAGTATTACCCAAGATCAAGTTGACCTGATTGTACAGGTTGAAAAGGTCGGTGATGCCGACAAGATCGGTGCTGATACCACCCGAATGACCTCGAATCCTCGTGAGTTACTGATCGCCCGCCGAGCTGCCGAGGTGATTGCCGGTTCTGGCTATTTTATCGATGGATTTTCTTTGCAGACCGGGACCGGCGGGGCATCGCTGGCAGTGACGCGCTTCCTTGAGGATAAAATGCTGCGGCGCAACATTACTGCCGCTTTTGCCCTCGGTGGCATTACTTCAACAATGGTAGAACTGCACGAAAAAGGGCTGATTACCAAGTTGTTGGATGTGCAAAGCTTTGACCGGCAGGCTGCTTCCTCACTGGCCCGTAATCCACGTCACATCGAAATCAGTGCCAATCAATACGCCAATTTTAGTTCGAAAGGTGCGTCAGTCGACCGACTGGATGTGGTGGTGCTCAGTGCTCTGGAGATTGATACCCGTTTTAACGTCAATGTACTGACCGGCTCGGATGGCGTGTTACGCGGTGCCTCTGGCGGCCATTGCGATACGGCGGTCGCCGCCCGACTCTCTATCATCGTCGCTCCCTTGGTTCGTGGCCGGATCCCGACGCTGGTCAATGACGTCACCACCTGTGTGACGCCCGGCTCCAGCGTCGATATTTTAGTGACCGATCATGGTATTGCGGTTAATCCAGTCCGGCCCGAATTGGCAGAACGCTTACAGCAAGCCGGTTTAGCCGTAGTCACCATCGAATGGCTGCATCAGCGCGCGTTACTGCTGACTGGCGTGCCACAACCTATTGCATTTACTGATCGCGTCGTAGCGGTGGTGCGCTATCGCGACGGCTCAGTAATTGACGTTGTGCATCAAATACAGGAGTAG
- the citC gene encoding [citrate (pro-3S)-lyase] ligase, translating into MDTVFSQINRSEHQQIAEITRFLRANDLNIDTTVDVFITVSRNEQLVACGGIAGNIIKCVAISEQVRGEGLALTLATELVNLAYERHHSHLFIYTKTKNEDLFKTCGFYPIASVPGIVVLMENSACRLQRYAKQLSQLRQPGQKIGSIVMNANPFTRGHQYLVRQAAAQCDWLHLFLVKEDNSRFPYEDRLQLVLSGTEDIANLTVHPGSEYMISRATFPCYFIKDQGVADDCYTEIDLKIFRQYLAPALGVTHRFVGTEPFCTVTAKYNHDMSYWLETPLLVYPPISLVEIERLKYHNTAISASWVRKLLAQGDGETIRKLVPPATCHYLQRLLAQRAKKVASAKDPALF; encoded by the coding sequence ATGGATACGGTATTTAGTCAAATTAATCGTTCAGAGCATCAGCAAATTGCAGAAATAACACGTTTCTTGCGTGCAAACGATCTGAATATAGATACCACTGTTGACGTATTTATTACCGTAAGCCGTAATGAACAACTCGTGGCCTGTGGCGGGATTGCCGGCAATATTATCAAATGCGTGGCAATCAGTGAGCAGGTTAGGGGGGAAGGATTGGCGCTGACCCTGGCGACCGAACTGGTCAATTTGGCCTATGAACGTCACCATAGCCATCTGTTTATTTATACCAAGACCAAGAATGAAGACTTATTTAAAACCTGTGGCTTTTATCCGATAGCCAGTGTCCCCGGTATTGTGGTGTTGATGGAAAATAGCGCCTGCCGCTTGCAGCGTTATGCCAAACAACTAAGCCAGTTACGCCAACCGGGACAAAAAATTGGCAGCATTGTAATGAATGCCAATCCGTTTACCCGTGGGCATCAATATTTAGTCCGCCAGGCCGCGGCACAGTGTGATTGGTTGCACCTGTTTTTGGTGAAAGAAGATAACTCGCGTTTCCCTTATGAAGATCGCCTGCAATTAGTGCTCAGTGGCACCGAGGATATTGCCAATCTTACCGTGCATCCAGGCTCGGAATATATGATCTCTCGTGCCACTTTCCCGTGTTATTTCATTAAAGATCAAGGTGTGGCCGATGACTGTTATACCGAAATCGATCTGAAGATATTCCGTCAATATTTGGCCCCGGCATTGGGTGTCACTCACCGCTTTGTTGGTACCGAACCGTTTTGTACCGTGACCGCCAAATATAACCATGACATGAGCTACTGGCTGGAAACCCCGTTATTAGTCTATCCCCCCATCTCACTGGTAGAAATTGAGCGCCTTAAATATCACAACACCGCTATTTCTGCCTCTTGGGTACGCAAATTACTGGCTCAGGGGGATGGCGAAACCATTCGTAAATTGGTCCCCCCCGCCACCTGCCACTATCTACAACGCCTGCTGGCGCAGCGGGCAAAAAAGGTAGCTTCAGCAAAGGATCCAGCCCTGTTTTAG
- the citG gene encoding triphosphoribosyl-dephospho-CoA synthase CitG — translation MPQLQRTDNRAAQSPVASSDFAKKYGALAYRAMLAEVNLTPKPGLVDRFNCGAHKDMALIDFYHSADAIAPWLPRFIEQGINHAQLGGQAALNSLRPLGLACENSMFHATGGVNTHKGSIFSLGLICCALGRLKARGEWISADAICQEAARLCSGLTERELRQSNPQQTAGQRLFNHYGLTGARGEAESGFATVLNYALPAYQRLLVNGAESDHALLHTLLILMSVNRDTNVVSRGGMAGLQWLQQQATEILASLASAGMGSPLSLRRVRMFDTQCIARNLSPGGSADLLILTWFLAQFPHHLPHKNNSVVIEPVTAIGVSLC, via the coding sequence ATGCCACAACTGCAACGCACTGACAACAGGGCGGCTCAATCACCTGTCGCCTCCTCTGACTTTGCCAAAAAATATGGCGCACTGGCGTATCGCGCCATGCTGGCAGAGGTGAATCTGACACCGAAACCGGGCCTGGTGGATCGCTTCAATTGTGGTGCACATAAGGATATGGCGCTGATCGATTTTTATCACAGTGCTGATGCTATTGCGCCGTGGCTCCCGCGCTTTATAGAACAGGGCATCAACCACGCTCAGCTTGGTGGGCAGGCAGCACTGAACAGCCTGCGACCGCTGGGACTGGCGTGTGAAAATAGTATGTTCCACGCCACTGGGGGGGTGAATACCCATAAAGGTAGCATTTTTTCGCTGGGATTAATTTGCTGTGCGTTGGGGCGGCTGAAAGCGCGAGGTGAATGGATTAGCGCTGATGCTATTTGCCAGGAGGCGGCGCGTCTGTGCTCTGGGCTGACAGAGCGTGAGTTGCGTCAATCCAATCCACAACAAACGGCGGGCCAACGGCTGTTCAATCACTATGGCCTGACCGGCGCACGCGGCGAGGCCGAATCTGGCTTCGCTACCGTGTTGAATTATGCCTTGCCGGCTTACCAACGCTTATTAGTTAACGGGGCGGAATCCGACCATGCCTTATTGCACACTTTGCTGATTTTGATGTCCGTCAACCGCGATACCAATGTGGTATCCCGTGGCGGTATGGCCGGGCTGCAATGGCTGCAACAGCAGGCGACAGAGATTCTGGCTTCACTCGCATCGGCAGGGATGGGTTCTCCTCTCAGCCTGAGGCGGGTGCGAATGTTTGATACCCAATGTATCGCCCGCAACCTTAGTCCCGGCGGCAGTGCTGACCTGCTGATCCTAACCTGGTTTCTGGCGCAGTTCCCTCATCATCTCCCTCACAAAAATAATAGCGTTGTTATTGAACCAGTAACAGCTATAGGAGTATCTCTATGTTGA